A stretch of DNA from Candidatus Dependentiae bacterium:
TCTACAACAGACCAGTTTTGGGCTTTTATAGCATCATGTAGCACCGTATCACCATTGGAAAGCTTATGATTTGGGCTAAGGCCAAAATCTAATAATTGTTGCATACAATATCTAGCTCTTTGTATTCCCTGGTCTGTAATTCTTACACCCTGCGAAAGCAAAAAGAACTGAAAAACATCATCATGAGACATCGCAAGAAAATCATACTTACTACTTAATGATTGATACATCGCAGTATCATTTTTAAGCGCTTCTATTGCTACTAAAAACTGATGACTCATGATTTGTAACATGACTGATTTTTCTTTACCTGAAAGCGTATGCCAACGAGAATCTTGAATCAAAACTGATTCAGTCGTAGGAACCACATTCCAAGCAACAGGCTTAGAGTGCAAAGCACCTACAAAACAAGCTACCATGCTCAAAGTAAGAAAAAAACGAGATTTGAATTTAGAATTTATCATAAAAAAGTCCCAAAATAAGGATATATAACAACCATTGTTTATAGGATACAATACCACAAAAAGCATAT
This window harbors:
- a CDS encoding ankyrin repeat domain-containing protein, with protein sequence MINSKFKSRFFLTLSMVACFVGALHSKPVAWNVVPTTESVLIQDSRWHTLSGKEKSVMLQIMSHQFLVAIEALKNDTAMYQSLSSKYDFLAMSHDDVFQFFLLSQGVRITDQGIQRARYCMQQLLDFGLSPNHKLSNGDTVLHDAIKAQNWSVVEVLLRAQADVTLTDAAGKTPFDYVRLSDMKHMWFHGGSGALLYKHLTLCQKARANLPESGTVVLMAILAATAYGYYKVVIAK